The following is a genomic window from Trichomycterus rosablanca isolate fTriRos1 chromosome 24, fTriRos1.hap1, whole genome shotgun sequence.
ATCTATATCTAGTGCAATTTTTTGTTTGCTTGCTGGGCCCTGTCTACAGGTCTCTTTTAAAATAATTCCCACCTTACAGCACTCCTAATGCTGACGTCCTaggtggtacagtacagtagtagCTGTATATGGGTGTCTTCTGATTTAAAAAGGTCATGCGCAAGAGAACCATTTCTTTCAAATGAGGGAAATGAGCTAGTGCTGCAGAGCTACTATTTATAGCTTCAGCTGCCTGATTACTGCTACAGCCAGACATACATTTTGGTTTATTGCTCATGTCAGTGTACATTAAAGTAGTTGTCGTATACAAGCAAAGGCTGTGACTCACTTAAATATTTGACTCTGAACACAAATTTAAAAATGTCAGTTCACAGACTTGTGAAATTCAGTATATTTTTCTCAGAAAACATATTAAAAGCCCAAAAAAGGAATAATAGATAGACACATAGATACATATTACAAAAACGATGCTTACAATTTTGCTATCCATTACTGGAACAGTTAGAAAACCATAAGCTGTACtatccaatatatgttttgcaTAACATCTGTATCCCACAATAAGCAAGATATCTGGTTAGGAATGAAAGATTCCTCAAACACTGATCACTAAACattgtgttgttttattttactcCAAATTTTGGAAATTTTAGGATTATGTGGTTTGTGGCTATCACTACAATCTACAGTAGCTCcgtggttaaggtgctgaaaCCTTATATCATTCTGCCAAATATCATATTCGAGGGAGACAAGTTGACAATAATAGCACTACAGTCTGCCCTCTTTACCTAAAAGTGTTGGTATTTGCTTcgttttaattgtatttgatGATTGTTATTGTGGATTTTTGGTCTTTTAAGTTTCTTAATATTAGTGGTAAATTTATCAGCACTCAAGAAATACATATACATTGCTTAGTATTAAAAGTACTTGTTAAGAAATGTTAAGTATTTTTATAACTCTTTAAAATCCATGTCTTAATTTTACCTTGGGGAAATCTTATGTTTCACATTTCATTGACCAAACTCAGCAGAGAGTGTGCTGACATAGATTTTTATTGCGTATATTACACTTCCAGTACGTCACTGGTGCTGACCTTCTGAGCTGTCAGGCCTCGTGGAATGACTCTACTGATTGACCGCTGCAACCATCACCAACAAATAAATCGTAGATACATCCTAGGAAATTAATTAAGTGGGCAAGCTGCTGGCCTACAAATCCCTAAGTGTACTCTACATTCACACCTGAGCTCTGGGGATTTATGGTCAGGCTGAATGGCATGACATACTGCGTCCCATTCCTGATGCGAGGggcttttattactttgtttgcTCAACTGACTTGCTCACGTAGACCTAGATTTACAGTATGCAAAGGGTCTACGTTTGACACTTGTGATGTTACAGGTGATTTGAGAGCTCAGGGAGTATATAAGGCCAGAGAGAAGCAGATCATAAGTATTCATTTAAAGATAGGAAAGCTAGGGGTATCTGTAGAAGAAGTGATGTTTGGTAAAATGCTTCTGTCTTGTGCTCTGCTCCTTACAGCTCTGGAGCCTCTTCTGGCTCACCCACTAACACATTCAGCTGGCATGTCCTACCCTGGGCCAGGTAAGTGCTGCAACATGCATACACACGGCATATacctaaacacaaatacatgtacacacatatacacacacgcacaacaTAAATGCTTGCACACCCAGCACACCCTGTCACAGACACATCACACATGCACAATGTGAACAAAGGATATTGAGATTAAATGAATGTTTGCACTATtacctattattattaccttattaccaaattacatatTCTGCAGTTGTAACACACTCGGATTCCAGAAAAAATTTATGTTTAGCCACTAATTTGTGGGGTTTTaacaatacataatacatacaaaTTAAACACTGTACCTTTTTATGAAGGAGTCACAATATTTGCATAATgtctatacatttacattttctatgtACATTTTCTCCATCTCCataatgatttgttgtttttccttATTCAGTTTAACTAAAACATTTTAGAGTTAtaacaacattttaaattttGGGTTGTGTGTTAGTATCTGAGGAGGAGCAGTTGATGAGTCCAGGGGAACGGACCTATTCTGAACAGGCTCATCTGTCTGAGGGAATGGAAGGACTTGCTTACCCCTCTCTCTTTACAGGAGACGTCAACAGAGAAGGTGAGCTTTCGCTACCAGCATTACAACTGTTATATTACTATGTTCTGTTTAATTCATATGTTAATTAACTAAAGCATTAATTGTATAAAACAACACTTTTTAATCTGTGGCAAAAACATAAACCTGTAATTACTATCCATTACTAGACTGCTAATGCATGTGTGTGGCCTGCAAATGATCATATTGGCAACTGCTGCAGTCCAACTTACAAAAGTGTCATGAATCACGATccttaaaagcttttttaaaacatgtgGACTATCCTAAGAATGTCTAATGCATGGGATTTAGTAGTATTTCTTCCTCCTGAATATTACATAATaacattatgcactgtaaaggtTAAAATACTTAATATATTTGCATTCATTAGGGACAATTCTtactgttgtttgtttgttaaagGTTGTGAGCTTTAAACCATCTAATAATTTTGTTAATATATATTACGCATATTTATTTGTGCCATCATTCATCCATGTATTAGAATAATATAAGCTGATGAGCACTGCTCTGCCCTATGCTTTTATTTAACAGGTCTCAGAAGTGGTGACTTTGTTCCCAGCCAACTGGTAAAAGAggtgaataaaatgtattttatcctTATAAAatagagattaaaaaaaatagataataataaaaataatagtagtagtcaTTTCTGATAAATGATCTGACATTGTCTGGTTTCCTCTATTCCCTTAAAGGTCCTGCTGGAAAAGCCATTTTTGAACCAGCTCAGTCGTTTCCTGGGCGGCAGGAAGCAGTACCGCAAGAGAGCAGGCAACACAGAGTGCTTCTGGAAGTACTGTGTCTGAAAACAAGAAACCACCACCCACACCTCTAACCCAAACCCACAGATACCCAACACGTACATAAATACTGCACAGGCACAGCCTTGTTATCATTAAAGCTTTGCAAAAACTAAATTGCCACCACTTGACTTACAAAGACTTGAGTAGACTATCATAAATGTGaatttattttgtacatgtaCTTTGGTACACgtgtaaatagagtaaataataTATAACTTATTTAAGCTACACATTGACTATTAATAAATCTCTTTCAAATGAAAAACAGCTGCCCCCATCTGGTCAAATTTTTACCATCTTTAAATGCCATTGATTAATTCATTTTTGGCAACTGCTGGGTCACCCTTTTAATGTCATGAAGTAAAACCAGAAACAGAATGCATGTGGTCACTGTGGTCTTTAATTTAGGATGAACTTGTGGTGTCGGACAAATCTTCTCTGAATTCAAAATAAAACGATTTTTCCCCCTTcccctttttaaataaaacacataacactgttatatacagtacatataccgGGCTACAAAATACAACTGTAGAAAACATCAGCTGGTGTGTTATAACCATTTATAGTGTCCGGCTTTCAGCACCCTCATACTGACAACACCAGGTCTGTTTAATTTTAATGAGTAACAAATCACTACCTCATATAAGGTTTCAAGCTGCAGTGTGTCATTTATTTGAGGGTAAAGGTAGGCGTGTCACAATTACTAAATTGTCTTTGCTGTTAACTTCATGCCACTCATTATACCATGTATATTTCATATTATGACGAATGCTGTTTGCTATGAAAAACGTTACACTACATCAAGACCCTGAAAGAAAATCGTATTAGCAAGAGAATATTAATGACTTCACAAAAAACCAAAATGAATTTTAAGCAGCATGATGCACACGGCAAAGCAAACAATGGAACATTTTTatgcataatattatttattgtttgtgtttagatGGTGTAGATGGTGGTATTACGTGGTGTACCCCAAGCATGTCGATCAAGCATGTCGATCAAAGGATCCAAAATGTCTCTGTTACAAATTAATGCCAAaatctttcactaatgtgtaaTGCCCTGCCACTTACAGCCATATGATTATTATGTTACACTATGTTCTTACAACACAATGTTTCTATCACACAGATCCATAAATCCTCTAAATTCACATACTGCCGCCTAAACAAACTTTTCATGTATGTTAGTTATATGATTGTTCTACACAAGTTTGGACATAAAGGGTTCCCAAAACCTAGTACAAGGAAAACGATGTAAACAATAGTTTAATTACTTTCAGTGCTGTTTAGGTTTATTAGAGGTAACACAAACTAATTTCCTCATGGTCAGGGTTGGAAAATATTTTGAGGAAAAAAACGGCCTTTAGCATTAACTCTAGACAAAATGATCAAAGACTCTAGAAAAATAATCACTGCTTAAAGCAGTAATATACAGTGCAATTTCTTTATCAGACTCAAAAGCATGATTTGGATAGTGACAGGTATCTTTGTTTCTATTTGATTGTCTCATGTCTTGGTGAATGTGAAtctaaatagaaatagaaatgaCTGTATCACAGTATTCAAACTATCTTACACAGATATCAACCAtagattaaagcaataagccacgagaggctgtgcattactgtgattttagcacggggatgacgtttttggcacgacgcgaagcggagtgcctaaaacttctttccccgtgctaaaatcataacagtaatgcacggtctcgagtggcttattgcttttataaaacggcggtcaacataaaatataataaatacaacaatgtttaattcataaatgtatttattgtgtataaacttacaataaagcattcttccgcgacgcaaaatagttcgattaacagtgttgctaggcaacatgagggcgaaaataacataaattttttctattcagtggtgtattaatatggaatgatgtgaggtggtcctaggtgtgcgtttatcggggattttacaacggcttcgaacgcggctcagccaatcagattttaggaccggaactatccgttttataaatacataatacagaCCATGGTGGCTAAAAGAGGGAGTGCTATAAATAGAGACTATTATGCTCATTTTTTCtagattaaatttttttctgCACAGATAACCTCCTCTACCACATATGCAAGCATCTAGCAGAATTGTGGtgtaacacacaaacaaaacaatgtcACTAGAAATGGTACCATTCCCTGAGGTTTGCTGTGGTTTTGTTATATTACAACAAAATGATTACCTGAGTCAACGCTTTAACTATGATAAAGCGTGTGATAAGTGTTTTAGCTAGTTATAACAGAGGTAAAATGTACATGACCATACTCTGCAATCTAAAATTCTAAAATCTATAATTGGGTTAACTCAGAATGTAGTATAACTTAAGCAGATTAAGCCAAAGAAAATGTATAACTTTGTGGATTATAATCAAAAAGAAACTATGACTCAAGTGGTTTCAGTTGAACAGCACCCATAACTCAAGTGAATTCAAAAAATAGCCACAATTGAAGTGGCTTACTAAAAGGGGGTCATTCAAACTTAAGTGGCTCAACTTGAAGGGTGGCTAATACCTAAGTGGTTTAATTTGTAACAGTTGGTATTAGTCATTTCTGAGACCAATCAAACACAGCACTAATCGTGGTCATTAAGAACGTGTCCCTGCTCCCTCTAGGACCTTGATTAAGAAACGCAACAATATTCTACACTTGCCTCTAGAATTCCACACCTGTCAGTATAGAACAAAAGGCAATGGTTTGTGAAACATGATTACACTATATACAGACTACTATTTGTTTTCCAGCAGAGAAAAAGTGACCAATATGGTGGTCAGTAAAGTTTTAATTGCTGTCTTGATTAACCTAGgcctaaatatatatttatctatGGTCTAAGCATGTAATTAGGCAGTAAATCAACAGGACAGACATTATGCCATTTAGCAATACTTTCCGAcccccaaaacatcactacaGGACATAAAAAAATCCTACACAAAGCACACAACTGGAAACTAAATCCATTACCatagaaaaataacaatacaataaaggaaaaaaaatttatCAATACAGTCCTAACAAAATGCACAATTCACAGTTGTGTGATTCCATCATGTGGAACAGGTAAAGGTGAatctgttttaaaattattctcCCCCTGTCTGAACTGTGTGCGTTTATAAAGTTCTTGTACTGTAAAGCTAAATCCCATCACATCTGTGCAAGACCTAAAGGTTTCAAAAACTCCAGACCTTACCACTGAGTGGCCAGTGTGATTGAATGAAAGACAGTACTGGTCCAGCTCAATGGAGCCTGGGCCTGTGGTTTCATTGGCTAAGTGCTAAGAGTGACATAGGGGCCAGTCAGGTATCAGATGTGGCGCTGATGTCTTCTGTGGGGCAGTCCTGTGGGGACGAGCTGTCTGGAGTAGGAGGGCTTGGGGAGCAAGTTGGCATATTTTGATCCTCAACAGCGTTGGAGTTACAGCTCACACATCCctgaaaactaaaaaaaaacctctgtTACATAATGCTAATATTGGTAATAATACTCTAAtgctataaaataaaatcctaacTTGTTTACAAAGATAAGCAAGATTCTGCAACTGGGCCCCACTGGACCAGTTACACCATCACTGTACACACAAGCTGTGTGAAAGATGCTTGGTTGCAATTGTTGCAGCTTTTGTTGTAAAAATGCAGAAACACTGGGTTTATAATAATGGAATGATGGTGGAGATGCTAACCTTTGTGTCTATCTCCTCAGGAACAGTGTGACGGTGGATCCAGGAGTGCACCTCTGCCAGCTCCCCCTTCTGCTCCTGGGTGAACCAAGGCTGCATGGGCTGTAAGAGAAGCAGCTTCTCCCGGTCCTCCTTTAAAACCTGTGCTTGGTCCCTGCACACAGCCattaacattaaattaaaacctGTGGTTATTTACATGACGTGCATGTACGAGAAAACTAATGCTATTCAACTTTAGAGATCTTGGAGAAAGGTGGGAGGTCAGTGGACTTCAGCTGTAGTTCTACGTCTCCATCCACAAACTTTACTAAGTGTATCAAGTCACGACGGGCCGCAGATTAGTGGCTGTCTCATTGTAATCTATCCTGGATTCACATACCTCTGATAAAACCGGATGGACAGTGCAATGAGACTACCCTGGAGTGAGCTACCTCAGCGAGTGTGACTGATTCTTCCCTGTGGACAGAGATGGCCCAGACAATAACATTTCTCTTATGTTCTTTCAAAAGTGAGAGGGATACACCCTCCTGGCCTGCCTGGGATCGGGTACCTGGGGTGGATCTGATAAGTCATCATGACTGGCTCTGGTGTGTGTTGGATCATGGTCCACAGGGAGTCCTCGACACACTTGTCGAATCTGGTGCACTCTGGACCCTCCTGGCTTTTCCTGGCCTTCCGTGATGTGTCCGAGGAGTCATTGCTGGCAAAGTACttgctgctgttgctgctgcCTGAGGATACAAAGGAAAAACAAGAAAGGAATATATGACATGTTGGGCTGATGGCAGTTACTAGTAGtgtgtgttgaatgcagcagatatatgtaacataaagacctgagtgactgtAATAAGAGCCAGTTTGTTATGGCCAGATGACTGGATTGATTTACGCTAAATAATGCTCCACGCACTTTCAGTGGCAGACagactggactgcaggcaggccagtctagtacttGCACTCTCTGTTTTCACAGTCACGCAGAATGCGGCTTTGCAGTGCTGTGTTGATAAAGCATGGCTGAAAAGGACATTGTTTTTCACAATGTTTCTTTGGACCCAGCTTCTCTATAGTTAAGCTTAGTAACTGGTTATAACCAATTAGTAACCTAAAATGTTCCTGAAATGTTCCTAGAAAAATTACCTATTTTATGAAGTATGGGTTTTAAAAATgtagtatgtgtttatgtacctGTGTGGCTGGTAGAAGTGCCATTAGAACCCAGGCCTGAGCCTGagccagagcccagagaacCTCTGGACTCTCTAGATCCACTGCCCGAGGCATTGGAGCTGGTTCCAGAGCATGCATCCTCTTGTAGCAAAAGGTCCAGCAGCACACTGGAGGTGGACTGAGCATCCTGATTACCTGAATCACTGGGAGCATCCTCCTTTAAACACAGAGGATATGTCATATGTCATTTATAGTATTTTATAGTATATTTATAGTACATAAGTTTTGGCACGAAATAAGTTCCTGCACATTTTTAACTAATAAGTAAACCCACAACTACCCTCAGGACTAGAGGAATCCATGCATTACTAATATGTATGATGTAATAGATGTGCACATCTTACCCCTTTCGAGTGGGGCTCATGGAGGCTCTCAGCTTGACCTGTGCTGCTCTGTGGGACGTTTGGTTTTGGCAGCTCCTCCTGTAGCAGGTTGAGTTGAAGAGGACTGCTGGACCTGGAACTGGAGAAAAGTGCTGGCTGAGCAGGGTCCGTGTCCTCCTCCTGCCACGGTGACGGGACCGGTGAGGAGAGCATTGCACCAGGAGCTGGGGGCATGGAGCCTGGACCTGCCTGAGGATTGACCAGCAGAGGCATGAAAACAGGATGGGTGAAGGAGGAATGTGCTAATCCAGCAGAGGTGATGTCCTGTACACCTGGTACACTGGGCATGCCTGGTACACCTTGGGGATTAATGGTGAAGTTGACAGGATAGGGCATCAGGACAGCCATGACAGGGGTAATGAATGGATTCATAACTGGGATAACTGACTGCATTGGTTGAATCTGCTCAGGTTGCATAGCCACTGGCACACCTTGCAGCTGCTCGGCACCAGGCTGAGGTGGTAAAGGGTAATAGGGCATCTGAACGGGCATCAGCATGGGGGAGCAAATGTTG
Proteins encoded in this region:
- the uts2b gene encoding prepro-urotensin II-beta isoform X1 is translated as MFGKMLLSCALLLTALEPLLAHPLTHSAGMSYPGPVSEEEQLMSPGERTYSEQAHLSEGMEGLAYPSLFTGDVNREGLRSGDFVPSQLVKEVLLEKPFLNQLSRFLGGRKQYRKRAGNTECFWKYCV
- the uts2b gene encoding prepro-urotensin II-beta isoform X2, producing MEKGLVMSLRALEPLLAHPLTHSAGMSYPGPVSEEEQLMSPGERTYSEQAHLSEGMEGLAYPSLFTGDVNREGLRSGDFVPSQLVKEVLLEKPFLNQLSRFLGGRKQYRKRAGNTECFWKYCV
- the uts2b gene encoding prepro-urotensin II-beta isoform X3, whose product is MGDNPALEPLLAHPLTHSAGMSYPGPVSEEEQLMSPGERTYSEQAHLSEGMEGLAYPSLFTGDVNREGLRSGDFVPSQLVKEVLLEKPFLNQLSRFLGGRKQYRKRAGNTECFWKYCV